TTTTTTAGCTTCTTCGTCTGCGACTTCCAAGACTTCCCCTTTTAAGTCGGGATTGACGTGAATTTTGCCTGTGAATACTTGTTGATTGTAGGTATAGGTAATGTCTGCGGTGTAACCAGGAAAGCTCTTATCCCAGGTGTAACGGTTTTCGTAGGCTGAACGGAAAAGTTCCTGTGCTGAGATTTGGGTAACTGTCATGGATTTGTCCTATCCCTAATAAATATATGTTAGTTTTTTACTTTGGCTGTATTAGCTAGGATAGAAGTAATTGTGAATCTGGCATAGTCCCCAACTGGGTACATTTATGGTTAACTCTCTCCAAAATGTATTTATGGCGATCGCCTCTGCTGATGATGAGGAACAACTACGTTTGGCTGTCGAGGAGACAGTAGGCGAACATTTTGACGTGCAACGCTGGGGTATATACTTACTAGAACAGCCACAAGCCGTTAGTGACAACAATTCACAGATTCCAGGCATATGTATTAATAGTAACCCCGTAGGGCAATATGTCGTGGAACGTCATGCTCCTACCCACGAGCAATTAGTCTTACCCAGTGAAAAATGGCAACAAATATGTCCCCGTGATGATCATGCCCATGTGATGAGTGGTCCTATTATCTATGATGGGCGGTTAGTTGGTACACTGAATCTCACAAGGGAAAGCGGAAATCGAGCTTTTGATGCCAACGATTTAGCTGATTTAAGTGCTTTATGCCTGCATTTATCCACTAAAATTGCTACCCTCAGGGCAAAAACTAAAACCACTAATGCGAATTTAGTCTCTCCTCTCACACCACGAGAATTGCAAATTGCCCAATTAGTTGCCCAGGGTTTAACGAATGCAGAAATTGGTGAAAAACTCTGGATTAGTCAAAATTCTGTCAAACAAGCATTAAAAAGAATGTTTCGTAAATTGCAAGTTTCTGCAAGAGCGGAAATGGTAGCAAAATTACAGGATATTTGATGATTTTTCCGATTGGAGTAATTCAGCAATATCCTTTGTTCAAATTCACTTTGGGGACAACCAAACCAAGCAATAATTGGTTCGGTAATCCCCTAGCTTGAGCTAAATCCTATTTCTCAGACTTAGCTTCTACTTTCACACCCTTAACTCCCTCGAATTTATATTCCTTAACGATGGGTTCAATCTTAGCTAAATCTTCCTTGGTAGGAACTGTACCAGTAATAGTTAAAATGCCATCTTTCTTCGCAACATCTAACTTACTACCAGGAATTGCTTTTGCTAGTTTGTTTTTAACAATAGTTTTAGCTCCATCAGAGGAAGTTTTGACTTTATTCAACGCACCTTTTGCGGCAGTTTCTGTTTTCTTCCCAGCATCATCTATTGCGGTTTTAGCCTTATCACCAGTTTCTTTAACTGCGGTTTCAGTCTTTTGTGCAGCTTCTTTTACGGGTGCTGTGGTGCTTTCGCTAGTAGTTTTAGAAGAATCACTGCTACATCCAAAGGTACCAGCGACTAAAATCCCACTGATTAAAAAAGGAATTAGCTTTTTCATTTTTATCTCCGCATCAAGTTCTTGAAGCGATAAATTGGTTTGTGTTGTGTGTTGAGAAGCGAATTTAAAAAAAATTAAAAGTGAAATGGCTGCAAAAAAAAGCATCCTAGATAACTAGGTAATGAGTTAAGCTGAGAGCTTTACCTAGGGCTGGATAGCTATTTTCATCATAGACCATACCTTCAAAGAAGGTGATATCGATGTTACCAGATTTAAATATATTTCGTCTAAAAATCCCAGAAAATTATCACTGAAGTTAAATTTTGTTACAGTCGGTTTTCTCTACCCTATCTATCTGACAGATGTTAATACCAAGTTGCCTTCTGTCGTAGTAGTTTTGGTGAGATTGCTTCCGCAATGACAGGGTACTATTTGTGATCGCAGCTTGGTATAAATCTGACTGTCCCAACAATTGGCAGATTTAAAAATACATATAAAAATGGCTACTTGCGGATATCGAGGGTAGGAAATCCAGCAAATAGTCATTCAAGAATGAGAATAATTGATACCGAGTATTTAGTTGTTTTGTGAAGGCTTTGTCGCAGGGGCAACCTTGACATCAACTTTAACGCTTTTCACACCTTTGATTTCTTGAGCGAGGGAAGGGATTCTATTAAGTTGCTCCTGGGTGGGGACATTCCCGGCGATAGTAACAGCACCCTGTTCTGAGTCTACGGTGAGGTTACTTGCGGGTAAATTTGCCTCTAACTTACCACGGACTTCGCTTTCCAAATCCGCGTCATCTCTATCTGTATCTCCACCTGTTGTGTTATTACGTTGTTCACGAGCGCGAATATCAGATTCTATCTGTCTTTTACGAGTATCGCTAGTGGCATCATTTTGGGTAGTTTGAGCTGCTTCCTTTGCAGGGGATTTTGCCTCTTCATTGACATTGCTAGGTGCTTCTGTGGAAGTGCGGGAAGGAGTTTCACAACCTGCCGCAGCAAAGACTAAAACCCCACTGACGAGGAAAGGAAATATGCTTTTCATGACGTTTATCTTGAATGAAGTGAGTAAGGATTGATACCAATTCGCAATGCTTCTTGCCTCGTTACGCGAGGAACTGACCGAACGCAGTGAAGAAATCCTGATTTGGCAAGGCTTTTAGCATTGGAATAGGTTTCACGGTTGTAGTGAAATGGTATGGGGGTTTATAATCCGATGTCTCGACGATCTCCAGCGACATATCGGGAATCGGTAGTGGTGGAGTAATTAGAGTTTTGGAGTTCAGGTGCATCATAGATATCAAATTCCTGAATACCGCGATGACGCAGAATGATTTCTGCACGGTTAATTTCATCCGTTAAACCTTCGATAATTACGAGGTACTCACCACGAGAAACGCGATCGCTATAAATTTTTGCCCGTTCCTCTGGAATACCTAAACCAACTAACGCACCCAACAAACTCCCAGCAGCAGCACCGATCGCCGCACCAGCAGCAGTTGTTGCCAGAGCTGTGGCAATTTCCCCAGCTAGTAGAATTGGTCCGACACCCGGTATTGCTAAAGTACCTAAACCCACCAACAAACCAGTTAAACCACCCAAGGTTGCACCAGTTACCGCACCAGTTACCGCACCTTCGTCGGCTTTGTTGTCCACATCTTGGGTTGTTTCTAATCCGGCAACACTTCTATCATCCTTAGCAATCACAGATACCTTATTCATGGCAAAACCTGCATCCCGCAGTTCTGTGAGTGCATATTCCGCATCGCTGCGAGTGGGGAAAACTCCAATTGCCCGCTTCATATTTTGCAAAACCATTTGTGACTCCTCTATAAGCTAAATATTTGGCAGCAGAAAACTAGCCCCACATTCGCGGTAATTCTGAATTCGTAATTCTTTGGTCACTCTCCAGAAGTGCGATCGCTAGGGATTTTGTGCTTACCCTTATAGTTGTCGCTGGTTTTGCCTCACTTTCCATCATCCACAGGTGTAAAGCACCTATCTGTCAAGGGGAAGAGTTAATCAATTTATTATTCATCATCCGACTTTTGCCGTCTTATTTTCTTTAATTTGTCAAGTTTTTATTGGGAGATGCAACAAAAGACACAGAGATTAAGTCTGTGCTTGTGTGAGTGATGCAATAAA
The Calothrix sp. 336/3 DNA segment above includes these coding regions:
- a CDS encoding LuxR C-terminal-related transcriptional regulator, with amino-acid sequence MVNSLQNVFMAIASADDEEQLRLAVEETVGEHFDVQRWGIYLLEQPQAVSDNNSQIPGICINSNPVGQYVVERHAPTHEQLVLPSEKWQQICPRDDHAHVMSGPIIYDGRLVGTLNLTRESGNRAFDANDLADLSALCLHLSTKIATLRAKTKTTNANLVSPLTPRELQIAQLVAQGLTNAEIGEKLWISQNSVKQALKRMFRKLQVSARAEMVAKLQDI
- a CDS encoding BON domain-containing protein, producing MLFFAAISLLIFFKFASQHTTQTNLSLQELDAEIKMKKLIPFLISGILVAGTFGCSSDSSKTTSESTTAPVKEAAQKTETAVKETGDKAKTAIDDAGKKTETAAKGALNKVKTSSDGAKTIVKNKLAKAIPGSKLDVAKKDGILTITGTVPTKEDLAKIEPIVKEYKFEGVKGVKVEAKSEK
- a CDS encoding BON domain-containing protein; amino-acid sequence: MKSIFPFLVSGVLVFAAAGCETPSRTSTEAPSNVNEEAKSPAKEAAQTTQNDATSDTRKRQIESDIRAREQRNNTTGGDTDRDDADLESEVRGKLEANLPASNLTVDSEQGAVTIAGNVPTQEQLNRIPSLAQEIKGVKSVKVDVKVAPATKPSQNN
- a CDS encoding general stress protein, whose protein sequence is MVLQNMKRAIGVFPTRSDAEYALTELRDAGFAMNKVSVIAKDDRSVAGLETTQDVDNKADEGAVTGAVTGATLGGLTGLLVGLGTLAIPGVGPILLAGEIATALATTAAGAAIGAAAGSLLGALVGLGIPEERAKIYSDRVSRGEYLVIIEGLTDEINRAEIILRHRGIQEFDIYDAPELQNSNYSTTTDSRYVAGDRRDIGL